One Luteibacter aegosomaticola genomic window carries:
- the ispH gene encoding 4-hydroxy-3-methylbut-2-enyl diphosphate reductase has product MDILLANPRGFCAGVDRAIAIVERALESYGAPIYVRHEVVHNRYVVERLRADGAVFVEELDEVPDNSTVIFSAHGVPKAVREEADRRGLRVFDATCPLVTKVHMEVARLGRAGHDVVLIGHAGHPEVEGTMGQWNRGNPGNIYLVESVEDVAELVPGQPEKLAFVTQTTLSVDDTIAIIKALRAKFASIEGPRKDDICYATQNRQDAVRRLADAVDLVLVVGSVNSSNSNRLRELAEKQGVPSYLIDGAEHIEKAWIEGRTRIGVTAGASAPEKLVKEVIARLQSWGAGSVSELDGEAESITFALPKELRLAS; this is encoded by the coding sequence ATGGATATCCTCCTCGCTAACCCCCGCGGCTTCTGCGCCGGCGTCGATCGCGCCATCGCCATCGTCGAGCGTGCGCTCGAGTCATACGGCGCGCCGATCTACGTCCGCCACGAAGTGGTGCACAACCGCTACGTCGTCGAGCGCCTGCGCGCCGATGGCGCCGTGTTCGTCGAAGAGCTCGACGAAGTGCCGGATAACTCCACCGTTATCTTCAGCGCCCACGGCGTGCCCAAGGCCGTCCGTGAGGAAGCCGACCGCCGTGGCCTGCGCGTCTTCGACGCCACGTGCCCGCTGGTCACCAAGGTGCATATGGAGGTCGCCCGCCTGGGTCGCGCGGGCCACGACGTGGTCCTGATCGGCCACGCCGGCCACCCCGAGGTGGAAGGCACGATGGGGCAGTGGAACCGGGGCAACCCGGGCAATATCTATCTGGTCGAATCGGTCGAGGACGTGGCGGAACTGGTGCCCGGCCAGCCGGAAAAGCTCGCCTTCGTCACCCAGACGACGCTGTCGGTCGATGACACCATCGCCATCATCAAGGCCTTGCGCGCCAAGTTCGCTTCCATCGAAGGTCCGCGCAAGGACGATATCTGCTACGCCACGCAGAACCGCCAGGACGCCGTGCGTCGCCTGGCCGATGCGGTCGACCTCGTGCTGGTCGTCGGTTCCGTGAACAGCTCCAATTCCAATCGCCTGCGCGAGCTGGCGGAGAAGCAGGGCGTTCCGTCCTATCTCATCGATGGCGCGGAACACATCGAGAAGGCCTGGATTGAGGGCAGGACCCGTATCGGCGTCACTGCAGGTGCCTCCGCACCCGAGAAGCTGGTGAAGGAAGTCATCGCCCGCCTGCAATCGTGGGGCGCCGGCTCGGTCAGCGAGCTGGATGGCGAGGCCGAGAGCATCACGTTCGCGCTGCCCAAGGAATTGCGCCTGGCCTCCTGA
- the lspA gene encoding signal peptidase II has product MTERPRPNALSWLWLTLGLIVADQLTKWWALVALQPAETPHPVIPGILNWTLTFNTGAAFSFLADSAGWQRWFFAALAVGISAVLAVWLSRTPRRDWRTAVPLAMIISGALGNLIDRVYAAKVTDFIQVYLGSYPFPVFNVADCAISVGAAGLIVFSLFQPKAR; this is encoded by the coding sequence ATGACTGAACGACCCCGCCCCAACGCGCTTAGCTGGCTCTGGCTCACCCTGGGCCTGATCGTGGCCGACCAGCTCACCAAGTGGTGGGCGCTGGTCGCGCTGCAGCCGGCCGAGACGCCGCACCCGGTCATTCCCGGCATCCTGAACTGGACGCTCACGTTCAACACGGGCGCCGCGTTCAGTTTCCTGGCGGACAGCGCAGGCTGGCAGCGCTGGTTCTTCGCTGCGCTGGCCGTGGGTATCAGTGCCGTGCTGGCGGTGTGGCTTTCCCGTACCCCGCGCCGCGATTGGCGTACGGCCGTCCCGTTGGCGATGATCATTTCCGGTGCACTGGGCAATCTCATTGACCGCGTATACGCCGCCAAGGTCACCGATTTCATCCAGGTTTATCTCGGTAGCTACCCGTTCCCGGTGTTCAACGTGGCCGATTGCGCCATTTCCGTCGGCGCGGCCGGCCTCATCGTGTTCAGCCTGTTCCAGCCCAAAGCCCGGTAG